In Solanum pennellii chromosome 7, SPENNV200, the following are encoded in one genomic region:
- the LOC107025090 gene encoding uncharacterized protein LOC107025090: protein MSNLSKLEFVALDISGKNYLSWVLDVEIHLAAKGLDATITQGNEASSQDKAKAMIFLCHHLYEGLKIEYLTVKDPLELWTDLKGRYDHLKGNSVAKISITSQLKLYGETMKDEDMLEMTLTTFHASNVISQQQYRAKGFQKYSELISCLLVAEQHNALLMKNHKARPTGAALLPKANVVGSRDQSEVKRDDHRGYNNARGRHKDKEIKMVLPLLMLNMSRI, encoded by the exons atgtCGAATTTATCCAAACTTGAGTTTGTGGCATTAGATATTTCTGGAAAGAATTATCTTTCATGGGTACTCGATGTTGAGATTCACTTGGCTGCTAAAGGTCTTGATGCCACTATTACTCAGGGAAATGAAGCATCGAGTCAAGATAAAGCGAAGGCAATGATTTTCCTTTGTCATCATCTTTATGAGGGCCTGAAGATTGAATATCTGACGGTAAAAGATCCACTTGAATTGTGGACTGATTTAAAGGGGAGATATGACCACCTTAAAGGCAATAGTGTTGCCAAGATCTC GATAACCTCTCAGTTGAAATTATATGGGGAGACTATGAAAGATGAGGACATGTTGGAAATGACACTTACTACTTTCCATGCCTCAAATGTGATATCGCAGCAACAATATCGTGCAAAGGGTTTTCAGAAATATTCTGAACTAATCTCATGTCTTTTGGTGGCTGAGCAACATAATgctcttttaatgaaaaatcataaaGCTCGTCCCACTGGAGCTGCTCTATTACCGAAGGCAAATGTGGTGGGATCACGTGATCAATCTGAAGTAAAAAGAGATGATCATCGGGGCTATAATAATGCACGGGGACGTCACAAAGataaggaaataaaaatggTGCTTCCTCTTCTAATGCTTAACATGAGTCGGATATGA